A single genomic interval of Schistocerca americana isolate TAMUIC-IGC-003095 chromosome 2, iqSchAmer2.1, whole genome shotgun sequence harbors:
- the LOC124594872 gene encoding 40S ribosomal protein S9 — translation MVNGRIPSVFSKTYVTPRRPYEKARLDQELKIIGEYGLRNKREVWRVKYTLAKIRKAARELLTLEEKDPRRLFEGNALLRRLVRIGVLDEGRMKLDYVLGLKIEDFLERRLQTQVFKLGLAKSIHHARVLIRQRHIRVRKQVVNIPSFIVRLDSQKHIDFSLKSPFGGGRPGRVKRKNLRKATSGGGAADEEED, via the exons atggttaACGGCCGCATACCGTCGGTCTTTAGTAAGACCTATGTCACACCAAGGCGTCCATATGAAAAGGCTCGTCTTGATCAAGAATTAAAGATCATTGGTGAATACGGCCTGCGAAACAAGCGGGAAGTGTGGCGTGTGAAGTACACATTGGCCAAAATACGGAAGGCTGCAAGAGAACTGCTGACGTTGGAGGAGAAAGACCCTCGTCGCTTATTTGAGG GTAATGCCTTGTTGAGGAGGTTGGTACGAATTGGAGTATTGGATGAAGGTCGTATGAAGCTTGATTATGTTTTGGGTTTGAAGATTGAAGACTTCTTGGAGAGAAGATTACAGACCCAGGTTTTCAAACTGGGTCTTGCTAAATCAATCCATCATGCAAGAGTTCTCATTCGGCAGAGGCATATTCG TGTTCGGAAACAGGTTGTCAATATTCCGAGCTTTATTGTTCGGCTGGACTCTCAGAAGCACATAGATTTCTCATTGAAGTCTCCCTTCGGAGGTGGACGTCCAGGCCGTGTCAAGAGGAAGAATCTGAGGAAGGCCACTTCAGGTGGTGGAGCAGCAGATGAAGAAGAAGATTAA